One Nonomuraea angiospora DNA segment encodes these proteins:
- a CDS encoding DUF3040 domain-containing protein: protein MDSSEREHRLLAEIEQHLRRHDRAFAWRMDALNTASARQGPQRYACHTTRQELVCVFLAVVILTALSILLILTVGRTRMPPATPADTPVSDAPYRYEASGGGGRSAPWAHWNRHEAGRLAAVAAASASARVR from the coding sequence ATGGATTCATCCGAGCGCGAGCACCGCCTCTTGGCGGAGATCGAACAACACCTCCGCCGTCACGACCGCGCCTTCGCCTGGCGCATGGACGCGCTGAACACCGCCTCCGCCAGACAGGGGCCGCAACGCTACGCCTGCCACACCACACGCCAGGAACTCGTATGCGTCTTCCTCGCCGTCGTCATCCTGACCGCCCTGTCGATTCTCCTGATCCTCACCGTCGGCCGCACTCGCATGCCACCGGCTACGCCGGCAGACACACCGGTATCCGATGCACCGTACCGCTACGAAGCGTCAGGAGGCGGGGGCCGGTCAGCTCCATGGGCCCATTGGAATCGACACGAAGCCGGCCGCCTGGCGGCGGTGGCCGCGGCGAGTGCCTCGGCGAGGGTGCGGTGA
- a CDS encoding GNAT family N-acetyltransferase, translating into MTATYPLRTIGARELDAWARMVTTTYGQDWHEGALRNAASSIEPERTIAAYDGEEIVGGASIYGRIMTVPGAATPVAGITLVAVLPTHRRRGILTAMMRKQLTDLYESDGEPIAALNAAEAAIYGRFGYGIASHVAEIRADKRFMALRPGIDFGDGTIRLLDRQKARPLLEQVYDTARRGAVGWVDRTEKFWQARLADGERVRDGGTALRFAVHLEPGGEAGGYAFYRSKPGSVHVIEVAATTGQSYAALWRFLIDLDAHAGLTYDGAMDEPLKHLLTDPRAARATVIDNLWVRLVDVGRALAARRYSTPLDLVLEVQDTFCPWNAGRHHLRADGESVTCERTRARADLRLTAAELGAAYLGGTTLSSLAAAGRVEGLRGGAVTAASLAFRGEREPFHPSGWAFPAF; encoded by the coding sequence ATGACAGCCACCTACCCGCTGCGGACCATCGGCGCCCGTGAGCTCGACGCGTGGGCTCGCATGGTCACCACGACCTACGGCCAGGACTGGCACGAGGGCGCCCTCAGGAACGCCGCCTCCTCCATCGAACCCGAACGCACGATCGCCGCCTACGACGGTGAGGAGATCGTCGGCGGCGCGTCGATCTACGGCCGCATCATGACGGTCCCCGGCGCGGCCACACCCGTCGCCGGCATCACGCTGGTCGCGGTCCTGCCCACGCACCGGCGCCGCGGCATCCTCACCGCGATGATGCGCAAGCAGCTCACCGACCTGTACGAATCGGATGGCGAGCCGATCGCCGCGCTCAACGCCGCCGAGGCCGCCATCTACGGCCGCTTCGGGTACGGGATCGCCAGTCACGTGGCCGAGATCCGGGCGGACAAGAGGTTCATGGCCCTGCGGCCCGGCATCGACTTCGGCGACGGAACGATCCGCCTGCTCGACCGGCAGAAAGCGCGGCCGCTGCTGGAGCAGGTCTACGACACCGCCCGCCGTGGCGCGGTCGGCTGGGTCGACCGTACGGAGAAGTTCTGGCAGGCCCGGCTGGCCGACGGCGAGCGCGTGCGCGACGGCGGGACGGCACTGCGCTTCGCCGTCCACCTGGAGCCCGGAGGCGAGGCCGGCGGCTACGCCTTCTACCGCTCCAAGCCGGGGTCGGTGCACGTCATCGAGGTCGCGGCCACCACCGGGCAGTCGTACGCCGCCCTGTGGCGCTTCCTCATCGACCTCGACGCCCACGCCGGCCTCACCTACGACGGCGCCATGGACGAGCCGCTGAAGCACCTGCTGACCGACCCGCGGGCGGCCCGCGCAACCGTGATCGACAACCTCTGGGTCCGCCTGGTGGACGTCGGCCGGGCGCTGGCGGCACGCCGCTACTCGACCCCGCTGGACCTGGTTCTGGAGGTCCAGGACACGTTCTGCCCGTGGAACGCGGGGCGCCACCACCTGCGAGCCGACGGCGAGTCCGTCACCTGCGAACGCACCCGGGCCCGCGCCGACCTGCGGCTGACCGCCGCCGAGCTGGGCGCGGCCTACCTGGGCGGCACCACCCTGTCGTCCCTGGCCGCCGCCGGCCGGGTCGAGGGACTGCGCGGCGGCGCGGTCACCGCCGCCTCCCTCGCCTTCCGCGGCGAACGCGAGCCGTTCCATCCCTCGGGCTGGGCCTTCCCCGCCTTCTGA
- a CDS encoding FRG domain-containing protein — MDVVTVSSWRELDDAISEAGRGDGPAHAHSTLVFRGLARSTYSHVSGLARLKGDYAALESHLIRNFRKYAHRQEPGPTIWDWLALGQHHGLPTRLLDWTFSPLVALHFATASWPEQDAVLLAVDCAGAHRLLPQPARRVLEEEGALLFTTEMLATCAPDLGCLDRLGGEEPFLTFFEPPSLDERVVNQSSVLSAFSDPTYQLEQWLDEHPGLWRGWTIPAEVKAEIRQRLDQANITERVLLPGLDGLADWLRRYYSPGAIRYGEGDGGATMAE; from the coding sequence ATGGATGTGGTCACGGTGTCGTCCTGGAGGGAGCTGGATGACGCGATCAGCGAGGCCGGCCGCGGCGACGGGCCGGCGCACGCGCATTCCACGCTGGTCTTCCGCGGCCTGGCGCGCAGCACGTACTCGCACGTGTCCGGCCTGGCCCGGCTGAAAGGCGACTACGCCGCGCTCGAATCACATCTGATCCGTAATTTCCGTAAATACGCGCATCGGCAGGAGCCGGGGCCGACGATCTGGGACTGGCTGGCGCTGGGCCAGCACCACGGCCTGCCCACCCGGCTGCTGGACTGGACCTTCTCCCCCTTGGTGGCCCTGCACTTCGCGACCGCGTCGTGGCCCGAGCAGGACGCCGTGCTGCTCGCGGTGGACTGCGCGGGCGCGCACCGCCTGCTGCCGCAGCCGGCGCGCCGGGTCCTCGAAGAGGAGGGAGCACTCCTGTTCACCACCGAGATGCTCGCCACCTGCGCCCCGGACCTCGGGTGCCTCGACCGGCTGGGCGGCGAGGAGCCGTTCCTGACGTTCTTCGAGCCGCCGTCCCTGGACGAGCGCGTCGTCAATCAGTCGTCGGTGCTGTCGGCCTTCTCCGACCCGACGTACCAGCTGGAGCAGTGGCTCGACGAGCATCCGGGCCTGTGGCGCGGATGGACGATCCCGGCCGAGGTGAAGGCGGAGATCAGGCAGCGCCTGGATCAGGCGAACATCACCGAGCGGGTGCTCCTGCCCGGCCTCGACGGGCTCGCGGACTGGCTGCGACGCTACTACTCCCCCGGTGCGATCCGGTACGGCGAAGGCGACGGCGGCGCCACCATGGCCGAGTGA
- the ctaD gene encoding aa3-type cytochrome oxidase subunit I, with amino-acid sequence MDRPRLEEPLTSLAPVRARRPGEVIADWLSSTDHKVIGYMYLIASFLFFALAGIMALVIRAELIQPGMDLVSQQTYNQLFTMHGTIMMLLFATPLFAGFANVIMPLQIGAPDVAFPRLNAVSFWLFLFGGIITVSGFFSDGGAADFGWFAYTPLSYSTFSPSLGGDLWLMGLALSGLGTILGSVNFFTTIICMRAPGLTMFRVPIFTWNVLLTSMMVLMAFPVLAAALLVLESDRKLGTQVFHSENGGALLWQHLFWFFGHPEVYIIALPFFGIITEIIPVFSRKPVFGYVGLVGATIAIAGLSMTVWAHHMFPTGQVLLPFFSFMTFLIAVPTGVKFFNWVGTMWRGYLTFESPMMFSIGFLITFLLGGLTGMILGSPPLDFHVTDSYFVVAHFHYVVFGTVVFAMFAGFYFWWPKMTGKMLNDRLGKWHFWTLFIGFHTTFLVQHWLGMAGMPRRYADYSAADGFTGLHQISSAGAMLLGVSTLPFLFNVWHTARHAPRVALDDPWGYGNSLEWATSCPPPRHNFTYLPPIRSERPAFDLHYPHSSPGDPQDRDDDGESGRTP; translated from the coding sequence ATGGATAGACCACGCCTGGAAGAGCCGTTGACGTCTCTGGCTCCGGTCCGTGCGCGCCGCCCTGGTGAGGTGATAGCCGACTGGCTGTCGTCCACCGATCACAAGGTGATCGGTTACATGTATCTGATCGCCTCGTTCCTCTTCTTCGCGCTGGCCGGGATCATGGCGCTGGTCATTCGCGCCGAGTTGATCCAGCCCGGCATGGACCTGGTGAGTCAGCAAACGTACAACCAACTGTTCACCATGCACGGCACGATCATGATGCTGCTGTTCGCCACCCCACTGTTCGCCGGATTCGCGAACGTCATCATGCCCTTGCAGATCGGCGCACCCGACGTCGCCTTTCCCCGGCTGAACGCGGTCAGCTTCTGGCTGTTCCTGTTCGGTGGGATCATCACGGTCAGTGGCTTCTTCTCCGACGGTGGCGCGGCCGACTTCGGCTGGTTCGCCTACACGCCACTGTCGTACTCCACCTTCAGCCCGAGCCTCGGCGGCGACCTGTGGCTCATGGGGCTGGCGCTGTCCGGACTGGGCACCATCCTCGGCTCGGTCAACTTCTTCACCACCATCATCTGCATGCGCGCGCCCGGCCTGACGATGTTCCGGGTGCCGATCTTCACCTGGAACGTGCTGCTGACCAGCATGATGGTGCTGATGGCCTTCCCCGTGCTGGCCGCGGCGCTGCTCGTGCTGGAGTCGGACCGCAAGCTGGGCACGCAGGTCTTCCACAGCGAGAACGGCGGCGCGCTGCTCTGGCAGCACCTGTTCTGGTTCTTCGGCCACCCCGAGGTCTACATCATCGCCCTGCCGTTCTTCGGCATCATCACCGAGATCATCCCCGTCTTCAGCCGTAAACCCGTTTTCGGCTACGTCGGGCTCGTCGGCGCCACCATCGCCATCGCCGGGCTGTCGATGACCGTCTGGGCGCACCACATGTTCCCCACCGGGCAGGTCCTGCTGCCGTTCTTCTCGTTCATGACGTTCCTCATCGCGGTGCCGACCGGGGTGAAATTCTTCAATTGGGTCGGCACCATGTGGCGGGGGTACCTGACCTTCGAGTCGCCCATGATGTTCTCCATCGGGTTCCTCATCACGTTCCTGCTCGGAGGCCTGACGGGGATGATCCTCGGATCACCCCCACTGGATTTCCACGTCACTGACAGCTATTTCGTGGTCGCCCATTTCCATTACGTCGTGTTCGGCACCGTGGTGTTCGCCATGTTCGCCGGGTTCTACTTCTGGTGGCCGAAGATGACCGGCAAGATGCTCAATGACCGGCTCGGCAAGTGGCACTTCTGGACCCTGTTCATCGGCTTCCACACCACGTTCCTGGTGCAGCACTGGCTGGGCATGGCAGGCATGCCCAGGCGGTACGCCGACTACAGCGCCGCCGACGGCTTCACCGGCCTGCACCAGATCTCCTCGGCGGGGGCGATGCTGCTCGGCGTCTCCACGCTGCCCTTCCTGTTCAACGTCTGGCACACCGCGCGCCACGCCCCACGGGTCGCCCTCGACGACCCGTGGGGGTACGGCAACTCGCTGGAGTGGGCGACCTCGTGTCCGCCGCCTCGGCACAACTTCACGTACCTGCCGCCCATCCGCTCCGAGCGGCCGGCCTTCGACCTGCACTACCCGCATTCGTCACCCGGGGACCCGCAAGATCGTGACGACGACGGCGAGAGCGGCAGGACGCCATGA
- a CDS encoding sensor histidine kinase: MSCWHRYSIRCRLAVVAGLVTGLLCTTMAVFIVVMSRQAAVDFRTDQLFSGAVSLGAQLRHRVPDLTEIGPGQAIQVFDPAGTMVAATRDLAGKPPMTNLRPDPDAYATTTSCDTRVFPDRCMIVLAYPFHREGGVWQLNTAVPDVPWYVGPELIIPLATGCVLLVAAAAAGSYRIVGKTLQPVDAIGGNLAQITASGDLRHRVPVPKYRDELRGLAETANQALERAQMAVDQQLRFASDASHDLRSPLTAMRIRIEEALIDPRQADWQRTADALLDSVERMQALIGDLLQEARLDAGVTGRHEPIDLTELVAGELERRLAKTDLRHRLTPGVMVDGSRIELSRLLNNLLDNAERHADSAVTVTLTLDGEVVTLEVSDDGEGIAPEHREVIFQRFTRLEASRARDPGGTGLGLPIARQIAQSHGGTLTAQDSPRGARFVLRLPERGTSRPPSG, translated from the coding sequence GTGAGCTGTTGGCATCGTTATTCGATCAGGTGCCGCCTGGCCGTGGTGGCCGGCCTCGTCACGGGGTTGCTGTGCACCACCATGGCGGTGTTCATCGTGGTGATGAGCCGGCAGGCGGCTGTCGATTTCCGGACCGATCAGCTCTTCAGCGGCGCCGTGAGCCTTGGCGCTCAGCTGCGCCATCGCGTCCCCGATCTGACCGAGATCGGCCCAGGGCAGGCGATCCAGGTGTTCGACCCGGCCGGCACCATGGTCGCGGCCACGCGTGACCTGGCGGGCAAGCCGCCGATGACGAACCTGCGCCCGGATCCCGACGCCTACGCCACCACCACGTCCTGTGACACCAGGGTCTTCCCCGACCGTTGCATGATCGTACTCGCCTATCCCTTCCACCGTGAGGGCGGCGTCTGGCAGCTGAACACGGCCGTCCCCGACGTCCCCTGGTATGTCGGCCCGGAGCTGATCATCCCGCTCGCCACCGGCTGCGTGCTGCTGGTCGCGGCGGCTGCGGCCGGCAGCTACCGGATCGTGGGCAAGACGCTGCAGCCCGTGGACGCCATCGGCGGCAACCTGGCCCAGATCACCGCATCCGGCGATCTGCGTCACCGGGTGCCCGTGCCGAAATACCGCGACGAGCTGCGGGGCTTGGCCGAGACCGCGAATCAGGCGTTGGAACGCGCCCAGATGGCGGTGGATCAGCAGCTCCGCTTCGCCTCCGACGCCTCTCACGACCTGCGCAGCCCCTTGACCGCCATGCGTATCCGCATCGAGGAGGCGCTGATCGACCCGCGCCAGGCCGACTGGCAACGCACCGCCGACGCGCTCCTGGACAGCGTGGAACGCATGCAGGCCCTCATCGGCGACCTGCTCCAGGAAGCGCGGCTGGACGCCGGCGTCACCGGCCGCCACGAGCCGATCGATCTCACCGAACTGGTCGCCGGCGAGCTGGAGCGCCGCCTCGCCAAGACCGACCTGCGCCACCGCCTCACGCCCGGCGTCATGGTGGACGGCTCACGGATCGAGCTCTCCCGGCTGCTGAACAACCTGCTGGACAACGCCGAACGGCACGCCGACTCCGCCGTCACCGTCACTTTGACGCTGGATGGCGAGGTCGTGACGCTGGAGGTGAGCGATGACGGTGAAGGGATCGCTCCCGAGCACCGGGAGGTCATCTTCCAGCGCTTCACCCGCCTTGAAGCCTCCCGCGCCCGCGATCCCGGCGGCACCGGGCTCGGGCTGCCGATCGCCAGGCAGATCGCCCAATCCCACGGCGGGACCCTGACCGCTCAGGACAGTCCCCGCGGGGCCCGGTTCGTGCTGCGTCTGCCCGAGCGCGGCACGTCTCGGCCACCGTCGGGGTGA
- a CDS encoding DUF72 domain-containing protein — translation MGRILVGTASWTDKTLLESGWYPDDVTSAQERLAYYASRFPVVEVDSSYYAPPPESTVSLWRDRTPAGFTFDIKAFSLLTQHPAKPAALPKDLRDRLGDTKKNLYLRDLDPQAVEQVWDRFVTALAPLHDSGRLGAILFQFPRWFPIGKRNKQYILECKARCDPLRISVEFRNHTWMTKENQAETLDFLTSYGLAYVSVDMPQGYPDSIPPVLAATADLAVVRFHGHSAKWTSHDVHERFGYLYSEEELGEWAPRLRRLAEDADTTHILMNNCYRDNAQVNARQLARLIPRDDAETE, via the coding sequence ATGGGCCGCATCCTGGTGGGGACCGCATCGTGGACCGACAAGACGCTGCTGGAGTCGGGGTGGTACCCCGACGACGTCACCTCCGCGCAGGAGAGGCTGGCCTACTATGCGAGCCGGTTCCCCGTGGTGGAGGTGGATTCGTCATACTACGCACCACCCCCGGAGAGCACGGTCTCCCTCTGGCGCGATCGCACTCCGGCGGGGTTCACCTTCGACATCAAGGCGTTCTCGCTGCTGACCCAGCATCCGGCCAAGCCGGCGGCTCTGCCCAAAGACCTGCGGGACCGCCTCGGCGACACCAAGAAGAACCTCTACCTCCGCGACCTGGACCCGCAGGCCGTCGAGCAGGTGTGGGACCGGTTCGTGACGGCTCTCGCGCCGCTGCATGACTCGGGCAGGCTGGGCGCGATCCTCTTCCAGTTTCCGCGGTGGTTCCCGATCGGCAAGCGCAACAAGCAGTACATCCTGGAGTGCAAAGCACGCTGCGATCCGTTGCGAATTTCCGTCGAATTCCGGAACCACACCTGGATGACCAAGGAGAACCAGGCCGAGACGCTGGATTTCCTCACCTCCTACGGGCTTGCGTACGTCAGCGTGGACATGCCTCAGGGGTATCCCGATTCCATCCCGCCCGTGCTCGCCGCCACCGCGGACCTGGCCGTCGTGCGTTTCCACGGCCATTCGGCGAAATGGACCAGCCACGACGTCCACGAGCGGTTCGGCTATCTCTACAGCGAGGAGGAGCTGGGTGAATGGGCGCCCCGGCTACGGCGGCTGGCCGAGGACGCCGACACGACGCACATTCTCATGAACAACTGCTACCGCGACAACGCCCAGGTCAACGCCAGGCAACTGGCTCGCCTGATCCCGCGCGACGACGCCGAGACCGAATAG
- a CDS encoding SPW repeat protein gives MAEQPTHPISDIDRHPDIAALRARYDWAVQRPSGQTVSGLAFLSGLYLAISSWVVGFFGHTTLTVNNLVTGIAVALLAAGIASANGRMHGLAWVLPIIGVWTIIAPWVLPPHGAGASAIASNVATGAVILVIGVACASLGRMSKRRR, from the coding sequence ATGGCTGAACAGCCGACGCACCCGATTTCCGATATAGATCGGCATCCCGACATCGCCGCGCTTCGCGCGCGCTACGACTGGGCGGTGCAGCGGCCATCGGGGCAGACCGTCAGCGGGCTCGCCTTTCTGAGCGGGCTCTACCTGGCCATCTCATCATGGGTGGTGGGCTTCTTCGGCCACACGACCCTGACGGTCAACAACCTGGTCACCGGGATAGCAGTGGCCCTGCTGGCGGCCGGGATCGCCTCGGCCAACGGCCGCATGCACGGTCTCGCCTGGGTCCTGCCGATCATCGGCGTCTGGACCATCATCGCGCCGTGGGTGCTGCCTCCACACGGAGCCGGCGCCTCGGCGATCGCCAGCAACGTCGCCACGGGAGCGGTCATCTTGGTGATCGGCGTGGCGTGCGCCTCGCTCGGGAGAATGTCCAAGCGCCGACGCTGA
- a CDS encoding STAS domain-containing protein, protein MGGLAFRRQHLPGVTVISVGGELDMTTAGEVEEVIRRAHRAGDDVVIDLAGTPFMDCAGLNALLRLRQEVGHDGGTVRLVALRREPARVLRLTGTERYLRVHRTLAEALAAATAARRPASCRFQWAHGADRPPPPDAS, encoded by the coding sequence GTGGGTGGACTCGCCTTCCGGCGACAGCACCTGCCGGGAGTCACCGTCATCTCCGTCGGCGGGGAACTGGACATGACCACCGCCGGCGAGGTGGAGGAGGTCATCCGCCGCGCCCATCGGGCGGGCGACGATGTCGTCATCGACCTGGCCGGCACCCCGTTCATGGACTGCGCCGGACTGAACGCCCTGCTACGCCTGCGCCAGGAGGTGGGGCACGACGGCGGCACGGTCCGCCTGGTCGCGCTGCGGCGCGAGCCCGCCCGCGTGCTTCGCCTCACCGGCACTGAGCGATATCTCCGCGTTCACCGCACCCTCGCCGAGGCACTCGCCGCGGCCACCGCCGCCAGGCGGCCGGCTTCGTGTCGATTCCAATGGGCCCATGGAGCTGACCGGCCCCCGCCTCCTGACGCTTCGTAG
- a CDS encoding aminotransferase class I/II-fold pyridoxal phosphate-dependent enzyme yields the protein MDHSQAPILRALQAYHDSGQLPFTPPGHKQGRGVDPRVSAVLGEAVFRSDVLAVGGLDDREASGGILERAQQLMADAVGAGQTFFSTCGSSLSVKAAMLSVAGPREKLLIGRDAHKSVVAGLILSGICPVWVEPQWDEDLHLAHPPSPQAFADAFEEHPDARGALVVTPTPYGTCTDLGALARLCHERGKPLIVDEAWGAHLPFHPDLPTWAMDAGADVCVTSIHKMGSGLEQSSVFHLQGDLVAPELLKERADLFSTTSPSVLIYAALDGWRRQMVEHGRTMYDSALELAGKARSRIEAVEGLRLHGRDDFCGPGRAFDADPLQLVVDVSALGTGGYQVADWLREHHRINVGLSDHRRIGVQLTHADDSRTTGALLDALRDLREHATELPPPPRVRIPSPSELRLEQAMAPRDAFFARIDHVPWQEAAGRVAAELLTPYPPGIPAVLPGERLTEEVLRYLRSGVEGGMVVPDAADVSLNTVRVVAADR from the coding sequence ATGGATCATTCACAGGCGCCGATCCTGCGAGCGTTGCAGGCGTACCACGACAGCGGGCAGTTGCCTTTCACTCCGCCCGGCCACAAGCAGGGCCGGGGTGTCGATCCGCGGGTCAGCGCGGTGCTCGGCGAGGCGGTCTTCCGCTCGGACGTCCTGGCGGTCGGCGGGCTCGATGATCGCGAAGCCTCCGGAGGGATCCTGGAGCGGGCCCAGCAGCTGATGGCCGACGCGGTGGGCGCCGGGCAGACGTTCTTCTCCACCTGCGGCAGTTCCCTGTCCGTCAAGGCGGCGATGTTGTCGGTGGCGGGGCCGCGCGAAAAGCTGCTGATCGGCAGGGACGCCCACAAGTCCGTGGTGGCCGGCCTGATCCTGTCCGGGATCTGCCCGGTATGGGTCGAGCCGCAGTGGGACGAGGACCTGCATCTGGCTCATCCGCCCTCGCCGCAGGCGTTCGCCGACGCCTTCGAGGAGCATCCCGACGCGCGCGGCGCACTGGTGGTGACGCCCACCCCGTACGGCACCTGCACCGACCTCGGCGCGCTGGCACGCCTCTGCCACGAGCGCGGGAAACCGCTGATCGTGGACGAGGCCTGGGGCGCTCACCTGCCCTTCCATCCCGATCTGCCGACCTGGGCCATGGACGCCGGCGCCGACGTGTGCGTCACCAGCATTCACAAGATGGGCTCGGGCCTGGAGCAGAGCTCGGTCTTCCACCTTCAGGGCGATCTGGTCGCGCCGGAGCTGCTCAAGGAACGCGCCGACCTGTTCAGCACCACGAGCCCGTCGGTGCTGATCTACGCCGCGCTGGACGGCTGGCGCCGCCAGATGGTCGAACACGGCCGCACCATGTACGACAGCGCGCTGGAGCTGGCCGGGAAAGCGCGCTCGCGTATCGAGGCCGTCGAAGGGCTGCGCCTGCATGGCCGCGACGACTTCTGCGGCCCCGGGCGCGCCTTCGACGCCGACCCGCTGCAACTGGTCGTGGACGTGAGCGCCTTGGGGACGGGCGGCTACCAGGTCGCCGACTGGCTGCGCGAACACCACCGGATCAACGTCGGCCTCTCCGACCACCGCCGCATCGGCGTGCAGCTCACCCACGCCGACGACAGCCGGACGACCGGGGCCCTGCTCGACGCGTTGCGGGATCTCCGCGAGCACGCGACCGAGCTGCCGCCCCCGCCGCGCGTGCGGATCCCCTCGCCGTCCGAGCTGCGGCTGGAGCAGGCCATGGCGCCCCGTGACGCGTTCTTCGCCCGGATCGACCACGTTCCGTGGCAGGAGGCCGCCGGTCGCGTCGCCGCGGAGCTGCTCACGCCGTACCCGCCCGGCATTCCGGCCGTGCTGCCGGGAGAGCGCCTGACCGAGGAGGTCCTGCGATACCTGCGCAGCGGCGTCGAGGGCGGCATGGTCGTCCCGGACGCGGCCGACGTCTCCCTGAACACCGTCCGAGTGGTGGCCGCAGACCGTTGA